A window of the Bacteroides thetaiotaomicron VPI-5482 genome harbors these coding sequences:
- a CDS encoding aldo/keto reductase gives MQYHEIGKTGMKVSSLSFGASSLGGVFHDLKEKEGIQAVFTAIEAGMNFIDVSPYYGHYKAETVLGKALKDIPRDRYYLSTKVGRYGKDGVNTWDYSAKRATESVYESMERLNIDFIDLINVHDIEFADLNQVVNETLPALVELREKGVVGHVGITDLQLENLKWVIDRSPSGTIESVLSFCHYCLCDDKLADFLDYFESKEIGVINASPLSMGLLSERGVPVWHPAPKPLVDACRKAMEHCKAKNYPIEKLAMQFSVSNPKIATTLFSTTNPENVKKNIGFIEEPVDWELVREVREIIGEQQRVSWANS, from the coding sequence ATGCAATACCATGAAATCGGAAAGACAGGGATGAAAGTATCGTCTCTCAGCTTCGGAGCTTCCTCTCTGGGAGGAGTTTTCCATGATTTAAAAGAAAAAGAAGGCATTCAGGCTGTGTTTACAGCCATCGAAGCCGGAATGAACTTTATCGATGTTTCCCCTTATTACGGACATTATAAGGCAGAGACTGTTCTAGGCAAAGCGCTGAAGGATATTCCTCGCGACCGTTATTATCTTTCTACGAAAGTCGGACGCTATGGCAAAGACGGAGTCAATACATGGGACTACTCGGCAAAGCGTGCGACGGAGAGTGTATATGAAAGTATGGAACGTCTGAATATTGACTTCATCGATTTGATCAATGTGCATGATATTGAGTTTGCCGACCTGAATCAGGTGGTTAATGAGACATTGCCTGCTTTGGTCGAACTGCGTGAGAAAGGAGTGGTAGGACATGTCGGAATCACTGACTTGCAGCTCGAAAACTTGAAATGGGTGATAGACCGTTCGCCAAGCGGAACTATTGAATCTGTTCTTAGCTTCTGTCACTATTGTCTGTGCGATGATAAATTGGCTGACTTCCTTGACTATTTCGAATCGAAAGAAATCGGTGTCATCAATGCTTCTCCTCTCTCGATGGGCTTGCTGAGCGAACGTGGTGTTCCGGTCTGGCATCCGGCTCCCAAGCCATTGGTAGATGCCTGTCGCAAAGCGATGGAGCATTGTAAAGCAAAGAATTATCCGATAGAAAAGCTCGCTATGCAATTCTCGGTGAGTAATCCAAAGATTGCGACTACCCTGTTCAGCACCACTAATCCGGAGAATGTGAAGAAAAATATCGGCTTTATTGAAGAACCGGTCGATTGGGAACTCGTGCGTGAAGTGCGGGAAATTATCGGAGAACAGCAGCGTGTAAGTTGGGCAAACTCTTAA
- a CDS encoding LacI family DNA-binding transcriptional regulator, which translates to MENRKHTSLKDLAQALGVSIPTVSRALKDSPEISRELCAKAKKLAKEMNYRPNPFAMSLRKNAPRIIGVIVPDIVTHFFASILNGIENMAIDNGYFVIITTSHESFEHEKRNIENLVNMRVEGIIACLSQETTDFSHFAALKEINMPLILFDRVCLTDQFSSVIADGAQSAQMATQHLLDNGSKRVAFIGGANHLDIVKRRKHGYLEALRDNRIPIEKELVVCRKIDYEEGQIATETLLSLPQPPDAILAMNDTLAFAAMEVIKRHGLRIPDDIAIIGYTDEQHANYVEPKLSAVSHQTYKMGETACQLLIDQIKGDRTVKQVVIPTHLQIRESSIKENNKKNAVST; encoded by the coding sequence ATGGAAAACCGGAAACATACTTCACTCAAAGACCTCGCCCAAGCATTAGGCGTATCCATCCCTACTGTATCCCGAGCGCTGAAAGACAGCCCGGAAATCAGCCGTGAACTTTGCGCCAAAGCCAAGAAGCTGGCCAAAGAGATGAATTATCGTCCCAATCCTTTCGCTATGAGTCTGCGAAAGAATGCGCCGCGCATCATCGGAGTGATCGTTCCGGATATTGTCACTCATTTCTTTGCCTCCATTCTGAACGGGATAGAGAACATGGCGATCGATAACGGATATTTCGTCATTATCACGACATCGCACGAGTCTTTCGAGCATGAAAAAAGGAATATAGAGAATCTGGTCAATATGCGGGTAGAGGGGATTATCGCCTGCCTGTCTCAGGAAACAACTGACTTTTCTCATTTTGCCGCATTGAAAGAGATCAATATGCCGCTGATTCTGTTCGACCGTGTTTGCCTGACCGATCAATTCTCGTCAGTAATAGCAGACGGAGCACAATCCGCACAAATGGCTACCCAGCATCTGCTGGACAATGGAAGTAAACGGGTGGCTTTTATCGGCGGTGCCAATCATCTGGATATTGTAAAAAGAAGGAAGCACGGTTATCTGGAAGCCTTGCGCGATAATCGGATTCCGATTGAAAAGGAATTAGTTGTCTGCCGGAAAATTGATTATGAGGAAGGACAGATTGCTACGGAAACATTATTATCTCTCCCCCAGCCTCCCGATGCCATCCTTGCCATGAATGACACATTGGCTTTTGCCGCCATGGAAGTAATCAAAAGGCACGGACTTCGTATTCCCGACGATATCGCCATCATCGGATACACGGATGAGCAGCACGCCAATTATGTGGAACCCAAGTTATCTGCCGTATCGCATCAGACTTATAAGATGGGGGAAACAGCGTGTCAACTGCTGATTGATCAAATTAAGGGAGACAGGACGGTCAAGCAAGTGGTGATTCCGACACATTTGCAGATAAGGGAGAGTAGCATTAAGGAGAATAATAAAAAAAATGCTGTATCTACGTAA